In the genome of Ignavibacteria bacterium, the window TGATGGGAAAACTTTATCCTTTTTTAAGGATAAATCATTTGATGTCGCATTTTCAAATTCTGTGATTGAACATCTAAGCACTTTTGAAGATCAAGAACTGATGGCTTATAATATTCAAAGGATATCAAATCATTATTTCATTCAGACACCGGCATTCATTTTTCCAATCGAACCTCATTTTCTTTTTCCCTTTTTCCACTGGCTTCCAAAATCATTAAAAATTTTGTTTGTAAAATATTTTAATTTAGGCTGGTTTGAGAAACAGAAAAATATTGCTCATGCACGAGAGTTAATCTTGTTCATTCGAATTTTGAAAAAAAGAGAAATTAAAAAATTATTTCCTAATAGTATCGTAATACACGAATGGGTATTTGGATTTGTGAAATCATATCTGATAAATAAATAGTGCCCGTTATTATGAAAAAAATGAGCAAGATATTTTCGCAACTGCTATTGAAAGGTAAATATATATTTTTTATTTCTCTGATCGAAAAACTTACATTTTTTATTGTTTATTTAATTATCGCTCGTTATTACTCGAAGTATGAATTCGGACTAGTTACAACTATCTTCGCATTTGCAAATATTGTAAGTTCACTCTTGGATTTTGGATTTACAATTTATTTCCAGCGAGAATCTGCAATAAATGGGATAGAACTTTCTAAAAAGTTTTTAAGTGCTTTAAACA includes:
- a CDS encoding class I SAM-dependent methyltransferase — translated: MLVNLNNNELIGENYLRVIGDGKTLSFFKDKSFDVAFSNSVIEHLSTFEDQELMAYNIQRISNHYFIQTPAFIFPIEPHFLFPFFHWLPKSLKILFVKYFNLGWFEKQKNIAHARELILFIRILKKREIKKLFPNSIVIHEWVFGFVKSYLINK